In a single window of the Carassius gibelio isolate Cgi1373 ecotype wild population from Czech Republic chromosome A12, carGib1.2-hapl.c, whole genome shotgun sequence genome:
- the LOC128024931 gene encoding Golgi to ER traffic protein 4 homolog translates to MSEQESLKSSSARNRGGVQRVEGKLRASVERGDYYEAHQMYRTLFFRYMSLSKHAEARELMYNGALLFFSYNQQNSAADLSMLVLESLEKSGAKVDDETLEHLAKLFSLMDPNSPERVAFVSRAIKWSSGGSGKLGHPKLHQLLALTLWKEQNYSESRYHFLHSSDGEGCAQMLVEYSSARGFHGEVDMFVAQAVLQFLCLKNKTSALVVFTTYTQKHPSIEKGPPFGQPLLNFLWFLLLAVDGGKLTVFTVLCEQYQPSLKRDPMYNEYLDRIGQLFFGVPPKQSSSYGGLLGNLLNSLMGSGEEEEGEEAQEDSSPIELD, encoded by the exons ATGTCGGAGCAGGAGTCTCTGAAGAGCTCCAGCGCGAGGAACCGCGGAGGAGTACAGCGGGTGGAGGGCAAACTAAGAGCCAGTGTGGAGAGAGGGGACTATTATGAGGCCCATCAAATGTACCGGACATTATTCTTCAG GTACATGTCACTGTCGAAGCATGCAGAGGCCAGAGAGTTGATGTACAATGGAGCGTTGCTTTTCTTTAGTTATAATCAG CAAAACAGTGCTGCAGATCTGTCCATGCTGGTACTAGAGTCCCTGGAGAAATCTGGGGCCAAAGTAGATGATGAGACACTAG AGCATTTAGCTAAACTCTTCAGCCTCATGGACCCAAATTCACCAGAGCGGGTGGCGTTTGTCTCTAGAGCGATCAAGTGGTCATCAGGAGGGTCGGGGAAATTGGGCCACCCTAAACTACACCAGCTGTTGGCGCTCACATTGTGGAAAG agCAAAACTACAGTGAATCACGCTATCATTTCCTGCACTCATCTGATGGAGAGGGCTGTGCACAAATGTTGGTGGAGTATTCTTCTGCACGAGGATTTCACGGAGAGGTGGACATGTTTGTAGCGCAGGCCGTCTTACA GTTCCTTTGTCTAAAAAACAAGACAAGCGCATTGGTGGTGTTTACCACATACACACAGAAGCATCCGTCTATAGAGAAGGGACCTCCGTTTGGGCAGCCTCTGCTGAATTTCCTGTGGTTCCTCCTGCTGGCTGTGGACGG TGGGAAGTTGACGGTCTTCACAGTGTTATGCGAGCAGTATCAACCATCACTGAAGAGGGACCCTATGTACAATGAG TATCTGGATAGAATAGGACAACTGTTTTTTGGAGTGCCACCTAAACAGTCATCATCATACGGTGGTTTGCTAG GAAATCTATTGAATAGCCTAATGGGCTCTGGCGAGGAGGAAGAGGGTGAGGAAGCTCAGGAGGACAGCAGCCCCATTGAGCTGGACTGA